One segment of Streptomyces sp. NBC_01463 DNA contains the following:
- the pulA gene encoding pullulanase-type alpha-1,6-glucosidase, with product MIRPSPRVPARRTAVAVVAAALCAALVPALPAAAARPPAAPSDAKLAATPGRHDLTREQFYFVMPDRFANGDTGNDRGGLTGSRLETGYDPTDKGFYQGGDLKGMTSRLDYIKGLGTTAIWLAPIFRNRPVQGTGKDASAGYHGYWITDFTQVDPHFGTNADLTKLIDQAHRKGMKVFFDVITNHTADTVDYAEKTYGYKPKGAYPYLDRNGRPFDDAAGMAKTDADSFPYKPVTTGGKTPSWLNDPTMYHNRGDSTYAGESTTYGDFSGLDDLWTERPEVVSGMEKIYEKWVRDFDIDGFRIDTVKHVDMDFWTQWATALDTYAAKHGREDFFMFGEVYSADTAITSPYVTQGRLDATLDFPFQEAARQYASQGAPASKLAAVFGDDYRYTTDKANAYEQVTFLGNHDMGRIGTFLKQDNPKADDAELVKRAELANELMFLSRGNPVVYYGDEQGFTGAGGDKDARQTMFASKTADYLDDDELGTDRTHASDAYDTSHPLYRSIAALSELTAKNPALRDGVQTERYAEGSVYAFSRTDPERGNEYVVATNNGTAARTVELSTESAGMNFRTLYGGSGTVRSGADKRITVTVPALSSIVLRAEKPLGGPVAKPSLTLKAPAAGATGTVEISADVDGGSLNRVVFAAQTGNGRWTTLGTADHAPYKVTQTIGDTVAAGTPLRYKAVVVDRTGRTASALAASAAGQAPAPAKPVAVERDYAVVHYKRADGDYDGWQARSGDTTAAFTGRDAYGAFAWIKVPEGASSVPYTVEKAGTADGAERTVDLAKTGQVWIEQGKDGQADTAPDGAYPAPDTTKAVLHYYRADGDYDGWGLHTWTGAKEPTDWSKPLQPVKKDASGVTFEVPLADGATSLSYILHRGDEKDLPSDQSLDIASYGHEVWMLGGTAGYLLPQTGGVPTPDLTKAEAQWIDSDTVVWKVKATEATSQQLVYASDGGISVVDGALSDEGQWLRLSPSALTDAQKAKYPHLKDYPAFTVDARDRDRVREALRGQLIATQRAANGALLAATGVQSAGVLDDLYGTKAAGASLGPVFRHGTPTLSVWAPTARTVSLELDGRTVPMRRDDRTGVWSVTGKKSWNGKPYRYAVDVFAPTVQKLVTNKVTDPYSTALTTDSARSLVVDLDDGRLAPRGWDGLRKPAAVPLRDAQIQELQIRDFSIADPTSKHPGEYLAFTDTRSDGMKHLKELADSGTNYVHLLPAFDIGTIPEKKKDQQKPACDLSVYAPDSEEQQACVAKAAAKDAFNWGYDPLHYTVPEGSYASDPDGTQRTVEFRQMVQGLNGAGLRTVMDVVYNHTVASGQDGKSVLDRIVPGYYQRLLEDGTVATSTCCANTAPENTMMGKLVVDSIVTWAKEYKVDGFRFDLMGHHPKANILAVRKALDALTVARDGVDGKKIILYGEGWNFGEIADDARFVQATQKNMAGTGIATFSDRARDAVRGGSPFDEDPGVQGFATGLYTDPNTSTHNGTEAEQKARLLHYQDLIKVGLTGNLAGYTFTDSSGTTVKGSGVDYNGAPAGYAAAPGDALAYSDAHDNETLYDTLAFKLPAGTSAADRARMQVLAMATATLSQGPSLSQAGTDLLRSKSLDRNSFDSGDWFNALHWDCRAGNGFGRGLPPAADNQAKWPYARPLLANAAISPGCAQIDGASAAYQDLLTIRATEKDFGLSTAGQVQSTLSFPLSGKDETPGVITMRLGRLVVVLNAAPGATTQKVAALAGKYYALHPVQAAGADLTVKKSTYERSSGSFTVPGRTVAVFSLR from the coding sequence GTGATACGTCCGTCCCCGCGCGTGCCCGCGAGAAGAACGGCCGTCGCCGTCGTCGCGGCCGCCCTGTGCGCGGCCCTCGTGCCCGCGCTGCCCGCCGCCGCGGCCCGGCCGCCCGCCGCGCCGTCGGACGCGAAGCTGGCAGCCACGCCCGGCCGCCACGACCTGACCCGCGAGCAGTTCTACTTCGTCATGCCCGACCGGTTCGCCAACGGCGACACCGGCAACGACAGAGGCGGGCTGACCGGCTCGCGGCTGGAGACCGGGTACGACCCCACCGACAAGGGGTTCTACCAGGGCGGCGACCTCAAGGGGATGACCAGCCGCCTCGACTACATCAAGGGGCTCGGCACCACCGCCATCTGGCTGGCCCCGATCTTCAGGAACCGCCCCGTCCAGGGCACCGGCAAGGACGCGTCGGCCGGCTACCACGGCTACTGGATCACCGACTTCACCCAGGTCGACCCGCACTTCGGGACCAACGCCGACCTGACGAAGCTGATCGACCAGGCCCACCGCAAGGGCATGAAGGTCTTCTTCGACGTCATCACCAACCACACCGCCGACACCGTCGACTACGCCGAGAAGACCTACGGCTACAAGCCCAAGGGCGCCTACCCGTATCTCGACCGGAACGGCCGGCCCTTCGACGACGCCGCCGGCATGGCGAAGACGGACGCCGACTCCTTCCCGTACAAGCCGGTCACGACCGGCGGCAAGACGCCGTCCTGGCTCAACGACCCGACGATGTACCACAACCGCGGCGACTCGACCTATGCCGGCGAGTCCACCACGTACGGCGACTTCTCCGGGCTCGACGACCTGTGGACCGAGCGTCCCGAGGTCGTCTCCGGCATGGAGAAGATCTATGAGAAGTGGGTCCGCGACTTCGACATCGACGGCTTCCGGATCGACACCGTCAAGCACGTCGACATGGACTTCTGGACCCAGTGGGCGACCGCGCTCGACACCTACGCGGCCAAGCACGGCCGCGAGGACTTCTTCATGTTCGGCGAGGTCTACTCCGCCGACACCGCGATCACGTCCCCCTACGTCACCCAGGGGCGGCTGGACGCGACGCTCGACTTCCCCTTCCAGGAAGCGGCCCGCCAGTACGCCTCGCAGGGTGCCCCGGCCTCGAAGCTCGCCGCCGTCTTCGGCGACGACTACCGGTACACCACCGACAAGGCCAACGCCTACGAGCAGGTGACCTTCCTCGGCAACCACGACATGGGCCGCATCGGGACCTTCCTCAAGCAGGACAACCCGAAGGCCGACGACGCGGAGCTGGTCAAGCGCGCCGAGCTCGCCAACGAGCTGATGTTCCTCAGCCGCGGCAACCCCGTCGTCTACTACGGCGACGAGCAGGGCTTCACCGGCGCGGGCGGCGACAAGGACGCCCGCCAGACGATGTTCGCCTCGAAGACCGCGGACTACCTCGACGACGACGAGCTCGGCACCGACCGCACGCACGCCTCCGACGCGTACGACACAAGTCACCCGCTCTACCGGTCCATCGCCGCGCTCTCCGAGCTGACCGCGAAGAACCCGGCGCTGCGCGACGGCGTCCAGACCGAGCGCTACGCCGAGGGCTCCGTCTACGCCTTCTCCCGTACGGACCCCGAGCGCGGCAACGAGTACGTCGTCGCCACCAACAACGGCACCGCGGCGAGGACCGTCGAGCTGTCCACCGAATCCGCCGGAATGAACTTCCGTACGCTGTACGGCGGTTCCGGCACGGTCCGCAGCGGCGCCGACAAGAGGATCACCGTCACCGTGCCGGCTCTGTCCAGCATCGTGCTGCGCGCCGAGAAGCCGCTGGGCGGCCCCGTGGCCAAGCCCTCCCTCACGCTGAAGGCACCGGCCGCCGGAGCCACCGGCACCGTCGAGATCAGTGCCGACGTGGACGGCGGCTCCCTCAACCGGGTCGTCTTCGCCGCCCAGACCGGCAACGGCAGGTGGACCACGCTCGGCACCGCCGACCACGCCCCGTACAAGGTCACCCAGACCATCGGTGACACCGTCGCCGCCGGCACACCGCTGCGCTACAAGGCCGTCGTCGTCGACCGCACCGGACGCACCGCGAGCGCGCTCGCCGCGTCGGCCGCCGGACAGGCCCCCGCCCCGGCGAAGCCCGTCGCCGTCGAACGCGACTACGCAGTCGTCCACTACAAGCGCGCCGACGGCGACTACGACGGCTGGCAGGCCAGGTCCGGCGACACCACCGCCGCCTTCACCGGGCGGGACGCCTACGGCGCCTTCGCCTGGATCAAGGTGCCGGAGGGCGCTTCCTCGGTTCCGTACACCGTCGAGAAGGCCGGTACGGCAGACGGAGCGGAGCGCACCGTCGACCTCGCGAAGACCGGACAGGTCTGGATCGAGCAGGGCAAGGACGGCCAGGCCGACACCGCCCCCGACGGCGCCTACCCCGCACCCGACACCACCAAGGCCGTCCTGCACTACTACCGGGCCGACGGCGACTACGACGGCTGGGGCCTGCACACGTGGACCGGCGCCAAGGAACCGACCGACTGGTCCAAGCCGCTCCAGCCGGTGAAGAAGGACGCCTCCGGCGTCACCTTCGAGGTCCCGCTCGCCGACGGGGCCACCTCGCTCAGCTACATCCTGCACCGCGGTGACGAGAAGGACCTGCCCAGCGACCAGTCACTCGACATCGCGAGCTACGGCCACGAGGTCTGGATGCTCGGCGGCACGGCCGGCTATCTGCTCCCGCAGACGGGCGGAGTCCCCACCCCCGACCTCACCAAGGCCGAGGCGCAGTGGATCGACTCCGACACCGTCGTCTGGAAGGTGAAGGCCACCGAGGCCACCAGCCAGCAGCTCGTCTACGCGTCGGACGGCGGGATCTCCGTCGTCGACGGCGCACTCTCCGACGAGGGCCAGTGGCTGCGGCTCAGCCCCTCCGCACTGACCGACGCGCAGAAGGCGAAGTACCCGCACCTCAAGGACTACCCCGCCTTCACCGTCGACGCCCGTGACCGGGACAGGGTCCGCGAGGCCCTGCGCGGCCAGCTGATCGCCACCCAGCGTGCCGCCAACGGTGCCCTGCTCGCCGCCACCGGCGTCCAGAGCGCCGGCGTGCTCGACGACCTCTACGGGACGAAGGCGGCCGGCGCCTCCCTCGGCCCGGTCTTCCGGCACGGCACCCCCACCCTGTCCGTCTGGGCGCCCACCGCCCGCACCGTCTCCCTGGAACTCGACGGGAGGACCGTCCCGATGCGGCGCGACGACCGCACCGGCGTCTGGTCCGTCACCGGGAAGAAGAGCTGGAACGGCAAGCCCTACCGGTACGCCGTGGACGTCTTCGCGCCCACCGTCCAGAAGCTCGTCACCAACAAGGTCACCGACCCCTACTCCACCGCCCTGACCACCGACTCCGCCCGGAGCCTCGTGGTCGACCTCGACGACGGCAGGCTCGCGCCCAGGGGCTGGGACGGGCTGCGCAAGCCCGCCGCCGTGCCGCTGCGCGACGCACAGATCCAGGAACTCCAGATCCGCGACTTCTCCATCGCGGACCCCACCTCCAAGCACCCCGGTGAGTACCTGGCCTTCACCGACACCCGCTCCGACGGGATGAAGCACCTCAAGGAGCTCGCCGACTCCGGCACCAACTACGTCCACCTGCTGCCCGCCTTCGACATCGGCACCATCCCCGAGAAGAAGAAGGACCAGCAGAAGCCCGCCTGTGACCTGTCCGTCTACGCCCCCGACTCCGAGGAGCAGCAGGCCTGCGTGGCGAAGGCCGCCGCGAAGGACGCCTTCAACTGGGGCTACGACCCGCTGCACTACACCGTCCCCGAGGGCTCCTACGCCTCCGACCCCGACGGCACCCAGCGCACCGTCGAGTTCCGGCAGATGGTGCAGGGGCTGAACGGCGCCGGGCTGCGGACCGTCATGGACGTCGTCTACAACCACACCGTCGCCTCCGGCCAGGACGGCAAGTCCGTCCTCGACCGGATCGTGCCCGGCTACTACCAGCGGCTCCTGGAGGACGGCACGGTCGCCACCTCCACCTGCTGTGCCAACACCGCGCCCGAGAACACCATGATGGGCAAGCTCGTCGTCGACTCCATCGTCACCTGGGCCAAGGAGTACAAGGTCGACGGCTTCCGCTTCGACCTGATGGGCCACCACCCCAAGGCCAACATCCTGGCCGTCCGCAAGGCACTCGACGCGCTGACCGTCGCCAGGGACGGCGTCGACGGGAAGAAGATCATCCTGTACGGGGAGGGCTGGAACTTCGGAGAGATCGCCGACGACGCCCGCTTCGTCCAGGCCACGCAGAAGAACATGGCCGGCACCGGCATCGCCACCTTCTCCGACCGGGCCCGCGACGCCGTGCGCGGCGGCTCCCCGTTCGACGAGGACCCCGGCGTGCAGGGCTTCGCCACCGGCCTCTACACCGACCCCAACACCTCCACCCACAACGGCACCGAGGCCGAGCAGAAGGCCCGGCTGCTCCACTACCAGGACCTGATCAAGGTCGGACTCACCGGCAACCTCGCCGGCTACACCTTCACCGACTCCTCCGGCACCACGGTCAAGGGCTCGGGCGTCGACTACAACGGAGCCCCGGCCGGATACGCCGCCGCCCCCGGTGACGCCCTCGCCTACTCCGACGCCCACGACAACGAGACGCTGTACGACACCCTCGCCTTCAAGCTCCCGGCGGGCACCTCGGCAGCCGACCGGGCCCGGATGCAGGTCCTGGCCATGGCGACGGCCACCCTCTCCCAGGGTCCCTCGCTCTCCCAGGCCGGCACGGACCTGCTGCGCTCCAAGTCCCTGGACCGCAACTCCTTCGACAGCGGCGACTGGTTCAACGCCCTGCACTGGGACTGCCGCGCGGGCAACGGCTTCGGCCGCGGACTGCCGCCCGCAGCCGACAACCAGGCCAAGTGGCCCTACGCCAGGCCGCTGCTGGCCAACGCCGCGATCAGCCCCGGCTGCGCACAGATCGACGGTGCTTCGGCCGCGTACCAGGACCTGCTCACCATCCGCGCCACGGAGAAGGACTTCGGCCTCTCCACCGCCGGCCAGGTGCAGTCCACCCTCTCCTTCCCGCTCTCCGGCAAGGACGAGACCCCGGGCGTGATCACCATGCGGCTCGGCAGGCTGGTCGTCGTCCTCAACGCCGCCCCCGGAGCCACCACCCAGAAGGTCGCCGCCCTGGCCGGGAAGTACTACGCCCTGCACCCCGTCCAGGCGGCGGGCGCGGATCTTACCGTCAAGAAGTCGACGTACGAGAGGAGTTCGGGAAGCTTCACCGTTCCGGGACGGACGGTGGCAGTGTTCTCGCTGCGCTGA
- a CDS encoding regulator, translated as MLSNIPEETTSFVGREAELDRIEHALATSRLTTLTGTGGVGKTRLAVRAAGRADAGYRDGVRWADLAPLHGDELLLATVSDAVGLSDHTLRMPIDVLCEWLADKHLLLVLDSCEHLRPACAHLLGEILTTSPGLTVLVTSRQPLDMKGEQLVEVEPLPVEGTADALALFRDRAEAAAPGTLDEPGTATAAAEICRRLEGIPLAIELAAAAVGRRSAEEIATRLGSRLDMFADATLRPPRHRTLRTTIGWSHELCTPKERLLWARLVVLRGDFDADTAVAVCTGGPLTADGVRTALRGLVAKSVVAHDGVRHRMLDTLREYGRMWLAELGEERAAADRHAACFLQLARNAHAGWTGDDQILWYHRIAESHADLCAALDHLLAHDTSAAQEMAGRIGFFWCCCGHLPQTRGYAQRALDAGPAAGPHRTRVLWVLGICVMLQGDYPAAERIGEECVRAAADDGTDEGVLAAAYLRGLTHLMTGEPDKGLHEVDRVLGTTGAGTPLESAYRLRCHLITVFALTGLGRLDEAAEAAVVLRAACEAKDECWTLSYVDYQLALIALLQDRAEAAAAHARSMLTGKHRLRDSFGIALGLDLLAAALAAQGEGAHAARVYGTGQVYWRMVGHPQRGTPELGPLREACERQARAAIGDAAYRRAFERGRADSAEAGLALALHGELLA; from the coding sequence ATGTTGAGCAACATCCCCGAGGAGACCACCAGCTTCGTCGGACGGGAGGCGGAGCTCGACCGGATCGAACACGCCCTCGCCACGAGCCGGCTGACCACCCTCACCGGCACCGGCGGGGTCGGCAAGACCCGGCTGGCCGTCCGCGCGGCCGGGCGCGCGGACGCCGGATACCGCGACGGCGTCCGCTGGGCCGACCTCGCCCCCCTCCACGGAGACGAACTGCTCCTCGCCACCGTCTCCGACGCCGTCGGCCTCAGCGACCACACCCTGCGGATGCCCATCGACGTGCTGTGCGAATGGCTCGCCGACAAACACCTCCTGCTCGTCCTGGACTCCTGCGAACATCTGCGCCCCGCCTGCGCGCACCTCCTCGGCGAGATCCTCACCACCTCGCCGGGACTCACCGTCCTCGTCACCAGCCGGCAGCCCCTGGACATGAAGGGCGAACAGCTCGTCGAGGTGGAGCCGCTGCCCGTGGAGGGCACCGCCGACGCCCTCGCCCTGTTCCGGGACCGGGCCGAGGCCGCCGCCCCCGGCACCCTCGACGAACCGGGCACCGCCACGGCCGCCGCCGAGATCTGCCGCCGCCTCGAAGGCATCCCCCTCGCCATCGAGCTCGCCGCCGCGGCCGTCGGGCGCCGCAGCGCCGAGGAGATCGCCACCCGGCTCGGCTCGCGCCTCGACATGTTCGCCGACGCCACGCTCCGGCCGCCGCGCCACCGCACCCTGCGCACCACCATCGGCTGGTCCCACGAACTGTGCACCCCGAAGGAACGGCTGCTCTGGGCCCGGCTCGTCGTGCTGCGCGGCGACTTCGACGCCGACACGGCCGTCGCCGTCTGCACCGGGGGACCGCTCACCGCCGACGGCGTACGGACAGCGCTGCGCGGGCTGGTCGCCAAGTCGGTCGTCGCCCACGACGGCGTACGCCACCGCATGCTGGACACCCTGCGCGAGTACGGCCGGATGTGGCTCGCCGAACTCGGCGAGGAGCGCGCGGCCGCCGACCGGCACGCGGCCTGCTTCCTCCAGCTGGCCCGCAACGCCCACGCGGGCTGGACCGGCGACGACCAGATCCTCTGGTACCACCGCATCGCCGAGTCGCACGCCGACCTGTGCGCCGCCCTGGACCACCTCCTCGCCCACGACACCTCCGCGGCTCAGGAGATGGCCGGCCGGATCGGCTTCTTCTGGTGCTGCTGCGGCCACCTCCCGCAGACCCGGGGCTACGCGCAGCGCGCCCTGGACGCCGGACCGGCCGCCGGCCCCCACCGCACCCGCGTCCTGTGGGTGCTCGGCATCTGCGTGATGCTCCAGGGCGACTACCCGGCCGCCGAGCGGATCGGCGAGGAGTGCGTCCGGGCCGCCGCCGACGACGGGACCGACGAAGGCGTCCTGGCCGCCGCCTATCTGCGCGGGCTCACCCATCTGATGACCGGCGAGCCGGACAAGGGGCTGCACGAGGTCGACCGGGTGCTGGGCACCACCGGGGCCGGCACCCCGCTCGAATCCGCCTACCGGCTGCGCTGCCACCTGATCACCGTCTTCGCCCTCACCGGACTGGGCCGGCTGGACGAGGCGGCCGAGGCGGCCGTCGTCCTGCGCGCTGCCTGCGAGGCCAAGGACGAGTGCTGGACGCTCAGTTACGTCGACTACCAGCTCGCCCTGATCGCCCTGCTCCAGGACCGTGCCGAGGCGGCCGCCGCGCACGCCCGGTCGATGCTCACGGGCAAGCACCGGCTCCGCGACAGCTTCGGCATCGCGCTCGGCCTGGACCTCCTGGCCGCCGCGCTCGCCGCTCAGGGCGAGGGTGCCCACGCCGCCCGGGTGTACGGCACCGGGCAGGTCTACTGGCGGATGGTCGGCCACCCCCAGCGCGGCACCCCGGAGCTGGGCCCGCTGCGCGAGGCCTGCGAACGCCAGGCACGCGCGGCCATCGGCGACGCCGCGTACCGGCGCGCCTTCGAACGGGGCCGAGCCGACAGCGCGGAGGCGGGCCTCGCCCTCGCCCTCCACGGCGAACTTCTCGCCTGA